In Rhizophagus irregularis chromosome 12, complete sequence, a single window of DNA contains:
- a CDS encoding NADH-ubiquinone oxidoreductase 30.4 kDa subunit mitochondrial, with protein sequence MASLTSSVFRRLIGLQRTPKFIGLQPNFCKIYSSTSRFHYHSSPVFKQADTNSNATKPNSNESLHEYGKHILSMLPKYIQQYSVYKDELTLYVAPSAIIPVMTFLRDHTGAQFKQVMDICGVDYPTRQNRFEVVYNMLSIRYNARIRVKTYADEVTPVPSVTPLFNGANWFEREVYDMYGVYFTDHPDLRRILTDYGFEGYPLRKDFPLTGYVEVRYDEERKRVVIEPLELTQAFRNFEGSASPWEQTGPGHDDRPDSFKVENLLPKSPDPEKK encoded by the exons atggcCTCATTAACCTCGTCCGTTTTTCGTCGACTCATTGGCCTACAACGTACACCAAAATTTATAG GTCTTCAAccgaatttttgtaaaatttattcatcaaCCTCAAGATTCCATTATCACTCTAGTCCAGTTTTTAAACAAg CTGATACTAATTCTAATGCAACAAAACCAAACAGCAATGAATCACTTCATGAATATGGAAAACATATTTTGTCCATGCTTCCAAAATATATACAACAATATTCAGTTTATAAGGATGAATTAACACTTTATGTTGCTCCTAGTGCTATTATCCCTGTAATGACATTCTTACGTGATCATACAGGTGCGCAGTTTAAACAGGTCATGGACATTTGCGGTGTTGATTATCCAACACGTCAAAATCGTTTTGAGGTCGTTTACAACATGTTAAGTATACGTTATAATGCAAGAATTCGGGTGAAAACATATGCCGATGAAGTTACACCTGTCCCTTCGGTTACTCCTCTTTTTAATGGAGCGAATTGGTTCGAAAGAGAAGTCTATGATATGTATGGAGTTTATTTCACGGATCATCCTGACTTAAGGAGGATCTTAACAGATTATGGATTTGAAGGTTATCCCTTAAGAAAAGACTTTCCTTTGACTGGTTATGTTGAAGTTCGTTATGATGAAGAAAGGAAACGAGTTGTTATTGAACCTTTAGAATTAACGCAAGCATTCAGAAACTTTGAAGGGTCCGCTTCTCCTTGGGAACAAACAG GACCTGGTCACGATGATAGACCTGATTCCTTCAAAGTTGAGAATCTCCTCCCAAAGTCACCAGatccagaaaaaaaataa
- a CDS encoding Pre-mRNA-splicing factor SYF1, producing the protein MEVDGNDENQGFYMIEELDIPFEEEILRNPYTLKSWLRYIDHKSEQQLSQQIFVYERALKELPGSYKLWKQYLDLRREHVQELNPVRFEKEYLKVNNCFERALVLLHKMPRIWLDYCSFMMNQCRVTKTRRIFDRALKALPITQHPRIWELYLKFARSVGGETAIRLYRRYLKLEPDRVEEYIELLLSLNRYDEAAKRLAQTVNNDRFQSMFGKSNYQLWMELCDLICEHPHEIKSLKVEPIIRSGIRRFTDQVGRLWNSLANYWIKLGHFEKARDVFEEGISTVMTVRDFTQIFDTYAKAEETVIERKMEEAAERAEEGIDDPKADSELDLRLMRFEQLMDRRPFLVNDVLLRQNPNNVHEWEKRVALWKDNHTKVVETYTKAMRTIDPKKATGKFHVLWTNFAKFYEQGGDIENARTIFEKATHVDFKNVNDLAALWCEYAEMELRLENYNRALDVMGRATVPPRNPNVDFRDESLPVQLRVFKSIKLWSFYVDLEESIGTIESTRAVYDRILELKIANPQIIINYANFLEENKYYEESFKVYERGVELFNYPISFEIWNVYLTKFINRYGGLKLERARDLFEQALEKCPPKYAKPLYLMYGKLEEDYGLARHAMRIYDRATRSVSDEDRFEMFNFYIAKASANFGVTYTREIYERAIEVLPDKEAKDMSLKYAELERKLGEIDRARALYAHASQFCDPRTVPSFWQTWHDFEVKHGNEDTFKEMLRIKRSVQAQYNTEVNFISAQILATRQAQQSGQESGQVQGVPSNGSSVSEISVPGTSNAMQIAEQEAMQTKANLTSVSKSMTFVPSSTQVNKENVSSNPSNPDEITMDMDDDL; encoded by the exons ATGGAAGTTGACGGCAATGATGAAAACCAAGGGTTTTATATGATT GAAGAACTTGATATTCcttttgaagaagaaattttacGCAATCCTTATACATTAAAATCATGGCTTCGATACATCGACCATAAATCTGAACAACAATTGTCAcaacaaatttttgtttatgagCGTGCTCTCAAAGAGTTACCTGGTTCTTACAAATTATGGAAACAATACTTAGATCTTCGAAGAGAACACGTTCAAGAGTTAAATCCTGTTAgatttgaaaaagaatatttgaaaGTTAACAATTGTTTTGAAAGAGCATTGGTCTTGTTacataaa atGCCTCGAATTTGGTTAGATTATTGTAGCTTTATGATGAATCAATGTAGAGTTACAAAAACACGTAGAATCTTTGATCGAGCATTAAAAGCATTACCAATTACACAACATCCAAGAATTTGGGAgctatatttaaaatttgccaGGTCGGTGGGAGGTGAAACAGCAATTCGATTATATCGAAGGTATCTTAAG TTGGAACCAGACCGTGTTGAAGAATATATCGAGTTGTTATTATCACTCAATCGATACGATGAGGCTGCTAAACGACTTGCTCAGACTGTCAATAACGATCGGTTCCAATCAATGTTCGGCAAATCCAACTATCAACTGTGGATGGAACTTTGCGATTTGATCTGTGAACATCCACatgaaattaaaagtttaaaagttGAACCTATTATAAGAAGTGGAATCCGTAGATTTACCGATCAAGTCGGAAGATTATGGAATTCCTTAGCAAATTATTGGATCAAATTGGGACATTTTGAaaag GCAAGAGATGTATTTGAAGAGGGTATTAGCACTGTAATGACTGTCAGAGATTTTACACAGATATTTGATACTTATGCGAAGGCTGAAGAGACCGTCATTGAAAGAAAAATGGAAGAAGCAGCGGAGAGGGCGGAAGAAGGAATAGATGATCCAAAAGCAGATTCAGAATTAGATCTAAGGTTGATGCGATTTGAACAATTAATGGATCGTAGACCTTTTTTGGTGAATGACGTTTTGTTGAGACAGAACCCAAATAATGTCCATGAATGGGAAAAAAGGGTGGCATTATGGAAGGACAACCACACTaag GTTGTTGAAACATATACGAAAGCAATGAGAACTATTGACCCGAAAAAAGCAACTGGCAAATTTCATGTGTTATGGACGAACTTTGCCAAATTCTATGAACAGGGTGGTGACATTGAGAATGCCCGAACAATCTTTGAAAAAGCTACACATGTTGACTTTAAAAACGTTAATGACTTGGCTGCGTTATGGTGTGAATATGCAGAGATGGAGCTACGACTTGA GAATTACAACAGAGCCTTAGATGTTATGGGTCGTGCTACAGTTCCTCCTCGCAATCCAAATGTGGATTTCCGTGATGAG AGTTTACCGGTTCAACTACGCgtttttaaatcaataaagtTGTGGTCATTTTACGTTGATCTTGAAGAAAGTATTGGCACGATAGAATCTACTAGAGCAGTATATGATCGAATATTAGAATTGAAGATCGCTAATCCtcaaataatcattaattatgCGAATTTTCTAGAagagaataaatattatgaagaaAGTTTTAAG gtATATGAACGAGGCGTAGAACTTTTCAATTATCCAATTTCATTCGAGATTTGGAATGTATATTTgacaaagtttattaatagatat GGAGGTCTCAAGTTAGAACGTGCTAGAGATCTGTTTGAACAAGCTCTTGAAAAGTGTCCTCCTAAATATGCTAAGCCCTTATATCTTATGTATGGTAAATTAGAAGAGGACTATGGTTTAGCACGACACGCGATGCGTATTTATGATCGCGCAACCAGATCAGTATCTGATGAAGATCGATTCGAg atgtttaatttttatatcgcCAAAGCGAGTGCTAACTTTGGTGTAACTTATACCCGTGAAATTTATGAACGGGCAATCGAAGTTTTACCTGATAAAGAAGCTAAAGATATGTCTTTGAAATATGCTGAATTGGAACGTAAACTAGGGGAAATTGATAGAGCAAGAGCGTTATATGCTCACGCATCTCAATTTTGTGATCCAAGG ACGGTACCATCTTTCTGGCAAACGTGGCATGACTTTGAAGTCAAGCACGGTAACGAAGATACATTTAAAGAAATGCTTCGAATCAAGCGAAGTGTACAAGCTCAATATAATACAGAG GTTAATTTTATATCCGCCCAAATACTTGCTACTAGACAAGCTCAACAGAGTGGTCAAGAGAGTGGTCAAGTGCAAGGAGTACCTTCAAATGGATCATCAGTTTCTGAAATTTCAGTACCGGGGACTTCTAATGCAATGCAAATTGCAGAACAAGAAGCCATGCAAACTAAAGCAAACTTAACTTCTGTTTCTAAATCAATGACATTTGTCCC TTCTTCTACGCAAGTAAATAAGGAAAATGTATCCTCTAATCCATCGAATCCCGACGAAATAACTATGGACATGGATGATGAtctgtaa